The DNA sequence GGGTCAGATAGGAACCGCTGGAGACAGAAGCCCCGAGATTTCTGATGTCATCAACCATGACCTTCCCCATTGAGGTCAGTTCCCCTACCCAGTCATCCAGGCGCCGTCCGGTCTCCTTCCGGAGGATCTCGGCAGCGGTATCGCTGATCAGAAGGTGGAGGGGAATATCCCTCTGGAGTATTTTCCGGGCCAGAGACAGGGAGTAGAGGGATCCGCTGGCTCCGGTCAGCGCCAGAATCAAAGGAGGAGAATCAGGAACCATACAGACCTCCCGGCATATAGATGTCCAGCAGGGTGAACAGAAGGATCAGGGGGGAGAGGATCTGATTGAGATGATAGGAGGCCAGAGGTATCCATTTGATTCCGCCTCTCCAGGCAATGAGATGTTCCGCCGCCAGAATCAGAGCCGCAAGGACTACTCCAGCGGCATACCAGACTCCCAGATGAAAAAAGAACAGATTCACAGCCAGGAAGAAGAGTGTACCCAGGTGGCTGAGACCGGCTATCACCAGGGCGCCGCGGCGTCCGAAACGGGAGGGAACGGAATGAATACTGTGAACTCTGTCATGCTCCAGGTCCTGCAGGGCATAGATGATATCAAAACCAGCGACCCAGAGAGCCGCCGCGATGGTCAAGGGAAAATAACGGATTTCAAAGCGGCCGCTCAGAGCCAGAAAACTGCCCATGACGGCGGCGGAACAGGTCACTCCCAGCCAGAAGTGACAGAGCCAGGTAAATCGTTTCGTAAAGGAATATCCGCCGATAAGCACCACCCCGACAGGAACGAGAAGCAGGCAGAGCGGGTTCAGCATGGCGGCAGAAAGCAGGAAGAGCAGACCGCAGACTACCGTGAAGATCCACAGGTCCCGGACTTTCACCCGGCCTGAAAGCAGATCTCTCCCGGCAGTACGGGGATTTTCCCCATCGATCTTCCTGTCGATCAGGCGGTTGAGGGCATTGGCGCCGTTCCGGGCGGCAAACACAGCCAGCAGTATCCAGAGGACCGTGGAAAAACCGGGACGTCCCCCGCTTTCCAGCAAAAACGCGCAGATCGCCAGTGGGAGAGAAAAGAGTGTATGTTCCAGCATGACCGCCCGGCTGATGCCACTTCCCCGCCGGGCTTCCTGCCGGATGAACCCGCGAAGAGCTTCGGTATTACTCAAATCCCAGCTCCTTCCAGCGAAGATCCACCTGTTTTTTGATCTCATCGCTCATCACAATATCGTCGGGCCACTCCCGTTCATGTCCGTCCAGAGGGCCCTTACGGGTGGCATCCACCCCGAGCCTTGTTCCGAACCGGGCCCGGGGGGAGGCATGGTCCAGAGCATCCAGGGGACCCTGACTCATGATCAGGTCCCGTTCGGCATCGATATTGTTGAAGACCTTCCACATGACATGACTCAGGTTCTGAACATCCACATCATGGTCCACAAGGATGATCATCTTGGTGTACATCATCTGGCCCATTCCCCAGATGCTGTTACAAACCTTGTGAACCTGCCCCGCATAGCGTTTGCGGATAGAGATGACGGCGCAATTGTGAAAAACCCCTTCCAGAGGCAGGTTCATATCGATGATTTCGGGAACCAACTTTTTAAGGAGGGGCAGGAAGATCCGTTCTGTGGCTTTGGCCATGTAACAGTCTTCCATAGGCGGCTGACCGACAATAGTAGCGGGAAAGACAGGCTTTTTTCTCCGGGTGATGCAGGTGACATGAAAAACGGGATAGTCCTCCTCCAGGGAGTAATAGCCCGTATGGTCGCCGAAGGGCCCCTCCCGGTGCAGCGGCTCCTCCGGGTCAACATAGCCTTCCAGAATAAATTCGGCCTGGGCAGGAACCTGGAGGTCGGAAGTGATGCATTTGACCGTCTCCACGGGTTTCCCTCGAAGGTAACCCGCAAAAAACAGTTCGGAAATCCCCTCGGGCAGGGGTGCCGTGGCGGCATAGGTCACCGCGGGATCATCTCCCAGGGCCACGGCCACAGACATTATCTCCCCCCGTTCCTTGTATTTCTGAAAGTAATGGGCTCCATCCTTATGATGATGCCAGTGCATGCCCGTGGTGTTTTTATCAAAGACCTGCATCCGGTACATCCCCATATTCTGGGCACCCGTTTCGGGGTCTCTGGTGATCACCAGAGGGAGGGTGAAAAATGGCCCCCCGTCGCCGGGCCAGCAGGTGAGAACGGGTAGCGTGGAAAGATCGGGATCATGATCCACAACCTGCTGACAGGGTGCGTTAAAGACTCTATGAGGAAGAAATATTCGGGCCCATTTCAATTTCGGGAAAAAGCTCATCACATCCAGACGGCCCATCTGGGAGAAGGCCCAATCCATGAGTTCCTCCAGTTCCGCTGCTTTTTCATCCAGGGTTTCTGCTCCCAGAGCCATAGCCATCCGACGGGAACTGCCGAAGGCATTGATCAGTACAGGAAACTCCGACCCCTGAACATTTTCAAAGAGCAGAGCGGGACCCTTCTGCTTGCTCACCCTGTCCGTTATTTCACCGATCTCCAGCCTGGAACTGACGGAGGCGCTGATTCTCATCAATTCACCTTCCTTCTCCAGACGGGCTACAAAATCCTGTAAATGCTTATATGCCATAAACCGATTATAGTGAGACCCGGGAGGGTAGTCCACACCGGGATTCAAGTCTCTAGGGAATTAGCAGATCAACAGAACTGACCGGATGTTCCAGTCCGTATTTGCCGTCGAACCATTGAAGAACCGCATCCACAGTCCCCTCGGGAGGAAGCATAATGGAACGGTAGTGGGGTACGGGATAAGGGTGTTCCGGATCATCGGGGAGACGGATCTTTTCCAGAAGCAGGGAACTGTACTGGTCCGGGTCTGAATTGATTTTTTCCACGGCGGCATTCCACTGATCCTTGAAGGCCGCCAGCTCTTCGGGGTGTTCCTGAATATAGCTTTCCCGAAAGGCGAGGACTGCCGGTTCCAGGGCTGTATCCGCCTGATCCTTCACAATGGGGAATCCGCGGCTTAAAAGGGGCCAGGCCATGGCATCGGTCAGGCAGGCCATGGGAATCTTGCCGTTCCCCAGCATCTCCATCCGGACGGGAACCTGAGGAATGGAGACCTTTTCTATCTGTCTGCCCCGGGTCAACTGATCCACCATAAACTCTATGACCGTATTATCCGACAGGCCGATGCTCCAGGAATCTTCTATGTTGAATTCGGGATGGACCACGATCATGAAGCGGCTTTCGGTGATGGTAAGAACCCGCTGAGGCATCCCCTTCTGCCCGAATGAGACCACAGAAACCAGATCTGTCATGGTCCCGTCAAGCTCTCCTACCTGCATGGCCGTATCCCGCTCCTTGGCGCTCATAAAAGGCACAAGTTCTACATTTTCCATCAGGAAGAGCGGGAGGGCCCCCGCATCGGGCATCACCCCTATCCGTATAGCTTTTTCCTGCTCCGTGAATTCCCTCTGTCCCGTGGCACCGGCGGCATAAAGGGCGGTTAGAGCGAGTATCAATATCC is a window from the Oceanispirochaeta sp. genome containing:
- a CDS encoding menaquinone biosynthesis decarboxylase, whose translation is MAYKHLQDFVARLEKEGELMRISASVSSRLEIGEITDRVSKQKGPALLFENVQGSEFPVLINAFGSSRRMAMALGAETLDEKAAELEELMDWAFSQMGRLDVMSFFPKLKWARIFLPHRVFNAPCQQVVDHDPDLSTLPVLTCWPGDGGPFFTLPLVITRDPETGAQNMGMYRMQVFDKNTTGMHWHHHKDGAHYFQKYKERGEIMSVAVALGDDPAVTYAATAPLPEGISELFFAGYLRGKPVETVKCITSDLQVPAQAEFILEGYVDPEEPLHREGPFGDHTGYYSLEEDYPVFHVTCITRRKKPVFPATIVGQPPMEDCYMAKATERIFLPLLKKLVPEIIDMNLPLEGVFHNCAVISIRKRYAGQVHKVCNSIWGMGQMMYTKMIILVDHDVDVQNLSHVMWKVFNNIDAERDLIMSQGPLDALDHASPRARFGTRLGVDATRKGPLDGHEREWPDDIVMSDEIKKQVDLRWKELGFE
- a CDS encoding 4-hydroxybenzoate octaprenyltransferase, whose protein sequence is MSNTEALRGFIRQEARRGSGISRAVMLEHTLFSLPLAICAFLLESGGRPGFSTVLWILLAVFAARNGANALNRLIDRKIDGENPRTAGRDLLSGRVKVRDLWIFTVVCGLLFLLSAAMLNPLCLLLVPVGVVLIGGYSFTKRFTWLCHFWLGVTCSAAVMGSFLALSGRFEIRYFPLTIAAALWVAGFDIIYALQDLEHDRVHSIHSVPSRFGRRGALVIAGLSHLGTLFFLAVNLFFFHLGVWYAAGVVLAALILAAEHLIAWRGGIKWIPLASYHLNQILSPLILLFTLLDIYMPGGLYGS